The following are encoded together in the Cololabis saira isolate AMF1-May2022 chromosome 5, fColSai1.1, whole genome shotgun sequence genome:
- the gcnt3 gene encoding beta-1,3-galactosyl-O-glycosyl-glycoprotein beta-1,6-N-acetylglucosaminyltransferase 3, translated as MRMISTTVMRGRMSSRIVSLSLLLGALLSFAFWKINFKRESSSDLKIPHQFSVDLPGCLAIITGKVMGKETDLEGLLAARRKQNILSEDFYLNVTKDCPAFIKRRGFISVPLSEEENDFPIAYSMVIHEKIEMFERLLRAVYAPQNIYCVHVDQKSSPDFQSAVKAIVSCFPNVFIASKLERVVYASWSRVQADLNCMSDLLDSPVPWKYLLNTCGTDFPVKTNREMVMTLKALNGRNSMETEATNGYKKGRWQYHHNVTDSVTRTDVKKSPPPISSPMFSGNAYIVASRAFVEHVKQDKEVQTLMEWEKDTYSPDEHLWATLQRMPSVPGSVPANGKFDVPDMQAFARAVKWSYLEGDVNKGAPYNPCTGTHRRAVCVYGAGDLLWLLRQQHLFANKFDPEVDDVAIRCLESVLRFKALSHGAKSRGSNFRNQVNPVEKAFF; from the coding sequence ATGAGAATGATTTCTACAACGGTGATGAGAGGTCGGATGTCGTCCAGGATCGTCTCCCTCTCTCTACTCCTGGGTGCACTCCTGTCTTTTGCTTTTtggaaaatcaattttaaaaGAGAGTCATCCTCTGATCTCAAAATACCGCATCAGTTCTCTGTTGACCTGCCTGGCTGTTTGGCTATCATCACTGGAAAAGTAATGGGCAAGGAAACGGACTTAGAAGGGCTTCTAGCTgccaggaggaagcagaatatTCTTTCTGAGGACTTCTACCTCAATGTGACGAAGGACTGCCCTGCTTTTATTAAAAGAAGAGGTTTCATTTCAGTGCCTCTTAGTGAGGAGGAGAATGATTTCCCCATCGCCTACTCCATGGTGATCCATGAGAAGATCGAGATGTTCGAGCGACTCCTGCGAGCTGTTTACGCTCCTCAGAATATCTACTGCGTGCATGTAGACCAGAAATCCTCTCCGGACTTTCAGAGTGCCGTGAAAGCCATCGTTTCCTGCTTTCCAAATGTattcatagccagtaagttagAAAGAGTTGTATACGCCTCATGGTCCAGAGTACAGGCAGATCTGAACTGCATGAGCGATCTGCTGGACTCTCCTGTCCCTTGGAAGTACCTGCTCAACACCTGTGGGACAGACTTCCCCGTCAAAACGAACAGAGAGATGGTGATGACGCTGAAGGCCCTCAATGGTAGAAACAGCATGGAAACTGAAGCCACCAACGGCTACAAGAAAGGTCGCTGGCAGTACCATCACAATGTCACGGACTCGGTCACCCGGACGGATGTGAAGAAGAGTCCTCCGCCCATCTCAAGTCCCATGTTCTCAGGTAATGCCTACATTGTGGCGTCAAGAGCCTTCGTGGAGCATGTGAAGCAGGACAAAGAGGTGCAGACTCTAATGGAGTGGGAGAAGGACACATACAGCCCCGACGAGCATTTGTGGGCCACTCTGCAGAGGATGCCCTCTGTTCCTGGATCGGTGCCTGCTAACGGCAAGTTTGACGTGCCAGACATGCAGGCCTTTGCCCGCGCGGTGAAGTGGTCTTACTTAGAAGGAGACGTTAACAAAGGAGCCCCCTACAACCCGTGCACGGGGACCCACAGGAGGGCCGTCTGCGTGTATGGAGCTGGGGACCTCTTGTGGCTCCTCAGGCAACAGCACCTCTTTGCAAACAAGTTTGATCCAGAAGTCGATGACGTTGCCATCAGGTGCTTAGAGTCAGTTCTGCGCTTTAAAGCTTTAAGCCATGGTGCCAAGTCAAGAGGTTCAAATTTTAGGAACCAAGTTAATCCAGTAGAAAAGGCCTTCTTCTGA